In Marivivens aquimaris, one genomic interval encodes:
- a CDS encoding CheR family methyltransferase translates to MSVLTLSKQDFDVFCEYFYKKTGIEFDESKRYFVDKRLLKRIEETGAKSFRDYFISLRFESSQKEFQNIVNVMTVNETYFYREEHQFKTLTSHVMNELARSDRNADRPLRILSLPSSTGEEPYSIALQLMENWPGLATYDVELEGADIDTDVLDRALEGIYSRRSVQYLPPDVLKRNFTSLSGGRYQISDDIREAVHLFRMNLSNRDDCRKLRGYDVIFCRNLLIYFDDKSRQLAINALFDALNPGGFLFLGHSESISRMTSLFQVRRFPESIVYQRPSS, encoded by the coding sequence ATGAGCGTCCTGACACTGAGCAAACAGGACTTCGATGTTTTCTGCGAGTACTTCTACAAGAAGACCGGCATCGAATTCGATGAAAGCAAACGCTATTTCGTCGACAAGCGCCTGCTGAAGCGGATCGAAGAGACAGGAGCGAAATCGTTCCGCGACTACTTCATCTCGCTCCGCTTCGAGTCCAGTCAGAAAGAATTCCAGAACATCGTCAACGTCATGACGGTGAACGAAACCTACTTCTATCGCGAGGAACACCAGTTCAAGACTCTCACTTCCCACGTGATGAACGAACTGGCCCGTTCCGATCGTAATGCGGACCGCCCGCTGCGCATCCTGTCCCTGCCCAGCTCGACGGGTGAGGAGCCGTATTCGATCGCCCTCCAGCTTATGGAAAACTGGCCAGGGCTCGCGACCTATGATGTGGAGCTGGAAGGCGCCGATATCGACACCGACGTGCTCGATCGCGCGCTTGAAGGCATCTACAGCCGCCGCAGTGTCCAGTACCTGCCGCCCGATGTGCTCAAGCGCAATTTCACGTCGCTCAGCGGTGGCCGTTACCAGATTTCTGACGACATCCGCGAAGCTGTACACCTGTTCCGCATGAACCTGTCCAACCGCGACGACTGCCGGAAACTGCGCGGATACGACGTCATCTTCTGCCGGAACTTGCTCATCTACTTCGATGATAAGTCACGCCAACTCGCCATCAACGCGCTGTTCGACGCGCTCAATCCGGGAGGTTTCCTGTTCCTCGGCCACTCCGAGAGTATCAGCCGCATGACTTCCCTTTTTCAGGTCAGACGGTTCCCCGAGTCGATCGTCTATCAGAGGCCAAGCTCATGA
- a CDS encoding response regulator, whose protein sequence is MTTRKLKALIVDDATTVRMYHRALVEQQGWETVEAENGVEALEKALETHVDVMFVDVNMPVMDGYTFIKTARQSETLGHIPAVMISTEAQLVDQDKAYAAGANHYLIKPATPDDIAILLKLLVPKELP, encoded by the coding sequence ATGACGACACGCAAACTCAAAGCACTCATCGTCGATGATGCGACAACTGTCCGGATGTATCACCGTGCACTGGTGGAGCAGCAGGGCTGGGAAACCGTCGAAGCGGAAAACGGTGTCGAGGCGCTGGAAAAGGCGCTGGAGACCCACGTCGACGTGATGTTCGTCGATGTGAACATGCCGGTGATGGACGGCTACACGTTCATCAAGACCGCCCGCCAGTCCGAAACGCTCGGCCACATTCCGGCTGTCATGATCTCCACCGAAGCGCAGCTTGTCGATCAGGACAAAGCCTACGCCGCCGGCGCCAACCACTACCTCATCAAACCCGCGACACCGGACGATATCGCGATCCTGCTGAAGCTGCTCGTACCGAAGGAGCTGCCATGA
- a CDS encoding response regulator: MALILIVDDSPTVLMSMDALLKRFGHTTLTADSAEDAVAKLRTGVQPKMVITDFHMPGKNGAQLIGFLRQQPQFRFIPMLVLTTDTQQERRDQAKQAGATGWLTKPVDHQQLDTVLKKLLPNG, translated from the coding sequence ATGGCACTGATCCTCATCGTTGATGATAGCCCCACAGTTCTGATGAGCATGGACGCGCTGCTCAAGCGGTTCGGCCATACCACGCTGACGGCCGATAGCGCCGAAGATGCCGTGGCAAAGCTGCGTACCGGCGTGCAGCCCAAGATGGTCATCACCGACTTCCACATGCCAGGAAAGAACGGCGCGCAGTTGATCGGCTTCCTACGCCAGCAGCCGCAGTTCCGTTTTATTCCGATGCTGGTGCTGACGACCGACACCCAGCAGGAACGCCGCGATCAGGCCAAGCAGGCCGGCGCGACCGGCTGGCTGACCAAGCCGGTCGATCATCAACAGCTGGACACCGTTCTGAAAAAGTTGCTGCCAAATGGGTAA
- a CDS encoding chemotaxis protein CheA, with protein MNSLLEQFVSECRDLIEAASRCLLDLENDSSNKAQIDELFRAVHTIKGASGLFEFKPLTSTVHAGEDLLDAVRAGDVRFNSDIADLLLEMLDRLVEWLDQIDATESLPAGAEDTSAELSRRLRLQLEDGSADEVEAEDTDEATPAFDAWPEGVPPLPGAEEGLTFVTYLPSPNAFFTGDDPLQNVLKTPGLLWMQIQEPESWPELDAIDPFIVQIGFLVVSNASPAEVQDHFSYVASEISIQTIGLTEAPATEEAAPEPDAALREMATKLLASQKELLASEQHDISERKCLESIDQVLERLTHALELSAVCTKPVHDTASLREALEHWIHDIEVEMAGGTVAVVDTPDDEPFAPLGEPIAAVPEPQQPQPPEDTPAEIASPAVSTPSPRASSHLRVDAERVDTLMNLAGELIVAKNAMPFLAQKAEAADNAGDLVREIKSQHNTINRIAEELQAAIMHIRMVPVGNILSRFNRLVRDLSRKLGKDIQYLVDGEDTEADKAIVDELSEPVVHLIRNSIDHGIEDPKTREQAGKPRQGTIRIRAYHKEENVVLEISDDGKGIDVDRVLTKAVERGLVDQEKAANMSRSEALQLVFLPGLSTKEEVSDLSGRGVGMDSVGSMVRRMGGQIGIDSEQGFGTTVTLSLPLSMAVQRLMMVEVGDGLYGVPVDSVVESQKIDPAKIRRHRNAEMVVLRDRLIPLVRLRDLFECPDIEEPQTLSVMVVDVDGHESGLVVDKFHPGVDAIVKPMTGVLSGHQMYAGTALLGDGSILLALNLREMIECQYH; from the coding sequence ATGAATTCGCTTCTCGAACAATTTGTCTCCGAGTGCCGCGATCTGATCGAGGCCGCGTCGCGCTGCCTTCTCGATCTTGAAAACGACAGCTCAAACAAGGCGCAGATCGACGAGCTTTTCCGCGCCGTCCACACGATCAAGGGCGCATCGGGTCTGTTCGAATTCAAACCGCTGACCAGTACGGTTCACGCAGGCGAAGACCTTCTGGACGCCGTGCGTGCCGGCGACGTGCGCTTCAACTCGGACATCGCGGACCTACTGCTCGAAATGCTCGACCGGCTTGTCGAATGGCTGGACCAGATCGACGCGACAGAAAGCCTGCCAGCAGGCGCCGAGGACACGAGCGCCGAACTCAGCCGCCGCCTGCGTTTGCAGCTTGAGGACGGCTCGGCGGACGAGGTGGAGGCAGAGGACACGGACGAAGCCACGCCCGCGTTCGACGCATGGCCCGAGGGCGTCCCGCCCCTGCCCGGTGCGGAAGAGGGTCTGACCTTCGTCACCTACCTGCCGTCGCCCAATGCATTCTTCACCGGCGACGACCCGCTTCAGAACGTGCTTAAAACGCCTGGCCTGCTATGGATGCAGATACAGGAGCCCGAAAGCTGGCCCGAACTCGACGCCATTGATCCGTTCATTGTGCAGATTGGCTTCCTCGTCGTTTCCAACGCCAGCCCCGCAGAGGTACAAGACCACTTCTCATATGTCGCGAGCGAGATCAGCATTCAGACCATCGGCCTGACCGAGGCTCCTGCCACCGAGGAGGCCGCGCCCGAACCCGATGCTGCGCTCAGAGAAATGGCGACGAAGCTGCTGGCATCGCAGAAAGAACTGCTCGCCTCCGAACAGCACGACATCTCGGAGCGCAAGTGCCTTGAAAGCATCGATCAGGTGCTGGAGCGTCTGACCCACGCGCTGGAACTCAGTGCCGTTTGTACCAAGCCTGTCCATGACACCGCGTCGCTGCGCGAGGCGCTGGAGCACTGGATACACGACATCGAGGTCGAGATGGCTGGCGGCACTGTCGCTGTCGTGGATACCCCAGACGACGAGCCCTTTGCCCCGCTCGGCGAACCCATCGCCGCCGTGCCTGAGCCGCAGCAGCCTCAACCGCCGGAGGATACGCCCGCCGAGATTGCCAGCCCCGCCGTCAGCACGCCCTCCCCCCGCGCCAGCAGCCATTTGCGCGTCGATGCAGAACGGGTCGATACGCTGATGAACCTCGCAGGCGAGTTGATCGTGGCCAAGAACGCAATGCCTTTCCTTGCCCAAAAGGCAGAAGCTGCCGACAACGCGGGTGATCTGGTGCGCGAGATCAAATCGCAGCACAACACGATCAACCGCATCGCCGAAGAGCTTCAGGCGGCGATCATGCACATCCGCATGGTGCCTGTCGGCAATATCCTCAGCCGCTTCAATCGCCTCGTCCGCGACCTGTCGCGCAAGCTGGGCAAGGACATCCAGTACCTCGTCGATGGCGAAGACACCGAGGCGGACAAAGCAATCGTGGACGAGCTGTCCGAACCCGTGGTTCACCTCATCCGCAATTCAATCGACCACGGCATTGAAGACCCCAAGACCCGCGAACAGGCAGGAAAGCCGCGTCAGGGAACGATCCGTATCCGCGCTTACCACAAGGAAGAGAACGTCGTTCTCGAAATCTCCGATGATGGTAAGGGCATCGACGTAGACCGCGTGCTGACCAAAGCGGTCGAGCGCGGACTGGTCGATCAGGAAAAGGCCGCCAACATGTCCCGCAGCGAAGCGCTGCAACTGGTGTTCCTCCCTGGCCTGTCGACGAAGGAAGAGGTCTCCGACCTGTCGGGCCGCGGCGTCGGCATGGACTCGGTCGGCAGCATGGTGCGCCGCATGGGCGGCCAGATCGGCATCGACAGCGAACAGGGCTTCGGCACCACCGTGACGCTCTCGCTGCCGCTTTCGATGGCCGTCCAGCGCCTGATGATGGTCGAGGTTGGCGATGGCCTCTACGGTGTGCCTGTCGATAGCGTTGTCGAAAGCCAGAAGATCGACCCCGCCAAAATCCGCCGCCACCGCAACGCGGAAATGGTCGTCCTGCGCGACCGCCTCATTCCGCTGGTGCGCCTGCGCGATCTGTTCGAATGCCCCGACATCGAGGAGCCCCAGACGCTCAGCGTCATGGTGGTCGATGTGGACGGCCATGAATCCGGCCTCGTGGTCGACAAATTCCATCCGGGCGTGGACGCCATCGTCAAACCGATGACCGGCGTTCTGAGCGGACATCAGATGTACGCGGGCACGGCGCTTTTGGGCGACGGCTCCATCCTGCTCGCCCTGAACCTACGGGAGATGATCGAATGCCAATATCACTGA
- a CDS encoding HEAT repeat domain-containing protein: MLVKSQRDNDTGVDDLSTVEAKKELSSPDANRRREAAVALYGRKAALSALVDRLEEEDTPAVREAIINSLISLDSPKVVDTFIAKLRGDEAERRNEAVYALQQMPERSAQKVKKLLIDADADVRIMAVDIIRLLTISDAPEWLGVLLETEDNPNVVGVAVDRLSEIGSINELPVLEAVIERFSGDAYLQFATNHAIDRIKAIHSEGPI, translated from the coding sequence CCAGCGCGATAACGATACCGGTGTCGACGACCTTTCGACCGTGGAAGCAAAGAAAGAACTGTCCAGCCCCGACGCGAACCGCCGACGCGAAGCTGCTGTGGCGCTCTATGGACGCAAGGCCGCCCTGTCTGCGCTCGTCGACCGTCTGGAAGAAGAAGACACGCCCGCGGTTCGCGAAGCCATCATCAACTCGCTGATCTCGCTGGACTCCCCGAAGGTCGTCGACACCTTCATCGCGAAACTGCGCGGTGACGAAGCCGAACGCCGCAACGAGGCTGTCTATGCCCTCCAGCAGATGCCGGAGCGGTCGGCCCAGAAGGTCAAGAAACTGCTGATCGACGCCGATGCCGATGTGCGCATTATGGCCGTCGACATCATCCGCCTGCTAACGATCTCGGACGCGCCCGAATGGCTCGGCGTTCTGCTGGAAACCGAGGACAACCCGAACGTCGTCGGCGTCGCCGTGGACCGCCTGAGCGAGATCGGCAGCATCAATGAACTTCCCGTGCTCGAAGCCGTCATCGAACGCTTCAGCGGCGATGCCTATCTGCAATTCGCCACGAACCACGCCATCGACCGCATCAAAGCCATTCACTCAGAGGGACCTATATGA